Proteins encoded in a region of the Perognathus longimembris pacificus isolate PPM17 chromosome 11, ASM2315922v1, whole genome shotgun sequence genome:
- the LOC125359867 gene encoding olfactory receptor 2G6, which yields MEEINNSTEKGFLLLGFSDQPLLESFLFVIILHFYILNILGNSAIILVSLLDPKLHTPMYFFLSNLSCVDICFTTSVAPQLLVTMNRKDKTMSYSGCVAQLYVAMGLGSSECVLLAVMAFDRYAAVCQPLRYTSIMHPKLCTALASTAWLSGLVTSLIQCSLTVQLPLCGHRKLDHIFCEVPVLIKLACVDTTFNEAELFVASVVFLIVPVSLILVSYGFITQAVLRIKSAAGRIKAFRTCSSHLVVVIIFYGTIIFMYLQPAKSRSKNQGKFVSLFYTIVTPLLNPIIYTLRNKDVKGALRAVVKGNVWGP from the coding sequence ATGGAAGAAATCAACAACAGCACTGAAAAGGGATTTCTTCTCCTGGGATTTTCAGATCAGCCTTTGCTTGAGAGCTTCCTTTTTGTTATCATTTTGCATTTTTACATCCTGAACATCCTGGGGAATTCTGCCATCATATTAGTGTCTCTCCTGGATCCTAAACTTCACActcctatgtatttttttctcagtaatcTCTCCTGCGTGGACATCTGTTTTACCACTAGTGTGGCCCCACAGTTATTGGTTACCATGAACAGAAAAGACAAGACCATGAGCTACAGTGGCTGTGTAGCCCAGCTCTATGTAGCCATGGGGTTAGGTTCGTCTGAATGTGTTCTTCTGGCGGTTATGGCTTTTGATCGCTATGCTGCGGTTTGCCAACCATTGCGCTACACATCCATTATGCACCCCAAGCTCTGTACAGCCCTGGCCAGCACAGCCTGGCTCAGTGGGCTGGTAACCTCCCTCATTCAATGCTCTCTCACTGTGCAGCTTCCTCTTTGTGGTCATCGCAAACTGGACCATATTTTCTGTGAAGTTCCAGTACTTATCAAACTGGCCTGTGTGGACACAACTTTCAATGAGGCAGAGCTCTTTGTGGCCAGTGTAGTCTTTCTAATTGTCCCTGTGTCACTCATCCTAGTGTCCTACGGCTTTATAACTCAAGCTGTGCTGAGGATCAAATCAGCTGCAGGGCGCATAAAGGCCTTTCGAACGTGTTCATCTCATTTagttgttgtcattattttctatGGGACCATCATCTTCATGTACCTTCAACCAGCCAAAAGTAGGTCCAAAAACCAGGGaaagtttgtttctcttttctacaCCATAGTCACTCCACTTTTAAACCCTATTATCTATACTCTGAGAAACAAAGATGTGAAAGGGGCCTTGAGGGCAGTGGTAAAAGGCAATGTTTGGGGGCCATAA